In Salvelinus namaycush isolate Seneca chromosome 20, SaNama_1.0, whole genome shotgun sequence, the following proteins share a genomic window:
- the LOC120065443 gene encoding G-protein coupled receptor 37-like 1 isoform X2 → MTPLFALLLLFLGAAEPRHVVPGYTALRTQERDGDAGALTTGTGESDSELNLNQIGGDMGYIEPLMHEPDANQKRIPRGAKDGTSRKQDQQSPHSYQHPRPYEPDGYFTTPKGPHLANSTPDRHGRSRGNSSKGSVLFHNPLYPVTDSSYGAYAVMLLALILFAMGIVGNLALMCIVWHNYYLKSAWNCILASLAFWDFLVLFFCLPVVVFNELTKRRLLGDLSCRIVPYMEVTSLGVATFSLCALSIDRFHAVTSPQPQAPRLEPCQSILAKLSVVWIGSMVLAAPELLLWQLTQEVSVQPGGYVVDLCVRRPSLSLPESVYSLVLTYHEARMWWYFGCYFCLPLLFTLACQLVTRHVVAEEARTKQKQQLKRDRRCSSTVVAMAIVYAVCNLPENVCNIALAYIANPVSTTTEALLALIGQFLLFVRCSATPVLFLCLCRSLGQAFMDCCCCCCEECLPNGASSSSSSSTTTTAVSTYPSSLSTPSSLSPSTTKEEKLHIVSGTIPAIFYDKAKDSSSLMAIGTPC, encoded by the exons ATGACTCCTCTTTTTGCTTTGTTGCTACTTTTCCTGGGCGCTGCGGAGCCCCGACATGTCGTTCCTGGTTACACAGCGCTGAGGACTCAGGAGAGGGACGGGGATGCAGGTGCACTGACGACGGGGACCGGGGAGTCAGACTCTGAGTTGAATCTCAATCAGATTGGAGGTGATATGGGATATATTGAACCCCTGATGCATGAACCAGACGCTAACCAAAAGAGAATCCCCCGGGGCGCCAAGGATGGGACCTCGAGGAAACAGGACCAGCAGTCTCCCCACAGCTACCAACACCCAAGACCGTATGAACCGGACGGCTACTTCACAACGCCCAAGGGCCCACACCTGGCCAACAGCACCCCGGACAGGCACGGCAGATCCCGGGGAAACTCTTCCAAGGGCTCGGTGCTGTTCCACAACCCGCTCTACCCGGTAACCGACAGCTCATACGGGGCTTACGCAGTGATGCTCCTCGCCCTCATCCTATTCGCCATGGGCATCGTTGGTAACCTCGCGCTCATGTGTATCGTTTGGCACAATTATTACCTGAAGAGCGCGTGGAACTGCATCCTGGCCAGTCTGGCATTCTGGGACTTCCTCGTGCTCTTCTTCTGTCTGCCCGTGGTCGTCTTCAACGAGCTCACCAAGAGAAGGTTGCTAGGGGACCTGTCCTGTCGGATCGTGCCCTACATGGAG gTGACCTCTCTGGGAGTAGCCACATTCAGCCTGTGTGCGTTGAGCATTGACCGGTTCCACGCAGTGACCAGCCCCCAGCCTCAGGCACCGCGGTTGGAGCCCTGCCAGTCCATCCTGGCCAAGCTGTCTGTGGTCTGGATCGGCTCCATGGTCCTGGCTGCTCCAGAGCTGCTGCTGTGGCAGCTCACCCAGGAGGTCTCCGTCCAGCCAGGGGGCTACGTGGTGGACCTGTGTGTCCGGCGGCcctccctgagcctgcctgagtCGGTCTACTCCCTGGTGCTGACCTACCACGAGGCCCGCATGTGGTGGTACTTCGGCTGCTACTTCTGCCTGCCGCTCCTCTTCACCCTCGCCTGCCAGCTGGTGACGAGACACGTTGTCGCTGAGGAGGCACGGACGAAACAG AAGCAGCAGCTGAAGAGAGACCGTAGGTGTAGTTCTACAGTCGTGGCGATGGCCATCGTTTATGCCGTGTGTAACCTCCCCGAGAACGTCTGTAACATTGCCCTGGCCTACATCGCCAACCCCGTCTCCACAACGACTGAGGCCCTGCTGGCTCTGATTGGCCAGTTCCTGTTGTTTGTCCGTTGCTCGGCAACGCCGGtgttgttcctgtgtctgtgtcgtTCTCTGGGCCAAGCCTTCATGgactgttgctgttgttgctgtgaGGAATGTCTACCCAATGGagcctcttcatcatcatcatcctccacTACCACCACCGCAGTCTCCACCTACCCATCCTCTCTCTCAACCCCGTCATCACTCTCTCCATCCACCACCAAAGAGGAGAAGCTGCATATTGTGTCTGGAACCATACCAGCCATCTTCTATGACAAGGCCAAAGACAGCTCCTCTCTCATGGCCATCGGAACACCCTGCTGA
- the LOC120065443 gene encoding G-protein coupled receptor 37-like 1 isoform X1: protein MTPLFALLLLFLGAAEPRHVVPGYTALRTQERDGDAGALTTGTGESDSELNLNQIGGDMGYIEPLMHEPDANQKRIPRGAKDGTSRKQDQQSPHSYQHPRPYEPDGYFTTPKGPHLANSTPDRHGRSRGNSSKGSVLFHNPLYPVTDSSYGAYAVMLLALILFAMGIVGNLALMCIVWHNYYLKSAWNCILASLAFWDFLVLFFCLPVVVFNELTKRRLLGDLSCRIVPYMEVTSLGVATFSLCALSIDRFHAVTSPQPQAPRLEPCQSILAKLSVVWIGSMVLAAPELLLWQLTQEVSVQPGGYVVDLCVRRPSLSLPESVYSLVLTYHEARMWWYFGCYFCLPLLFTLACQLVTRHVVAEEARTKQVSSTVVRGKRIRPSSSSSLSSSSSSSKKQQLKRDRRCSSTVVAMAIVYAVCNLPENVCNIALAYIANPVSTTTEALLALIGQFLLFVRCSATPVLFLCLCRSLGQAFMDCCCCCCEECLPNGASSSSSSSTTTTAVSTYPSSLSTPSSLSPSTTKEEKLHIVSGTIPAIFYDKAKDSSSLMAIGTPC from the exons ATGACTCCTCTTTTTGCTTTGTTGCTACTTTTCCTGGGCGCTGCGGAGCCCCGACATGTCGTTCCTGGTTACACAGCGCTGAGGACTCAGGAGAGGGACGGGGATGCAGGTGCACTGACGACGGGGACCGGGGAGTCAGACTCTGAGTTGAATCTCAATCAGATTGGAGGTGATATGGGATATATTGAACCCCTGATGCATGAACCAGACGCTAACCAAAAGAGAATCCCCCGGGGCGCCAAGGATGGGACCTCGAGGAAACAGGACCAGCAGTCTCCCCACAGCTACCAACACCCAAGACCGTATGAACCGGACGGCTACTTCACAACGCCCAAGGGCCCACACCTGGCCAACAGCACCCCGGACAGGCACGGCAGATCCCGGGGAAACTCTTCCAAGGGCTCGGTGCTGTTCCACAACCCGCTCTACCCGGTAACCGACAGCTCATACGGGGCTTACGCAGTGATGCTCCTCGCCCTCATCCTATTCGCCATGGGCATCGTTGGTAACCTCGCGCTCATGTGTATCGTTTGGCACAATTATTACCTGAAGAGCGCGTGGAACTGCATCCTGGCCAGTCTGGCATTCTGGGACTTCCTCGTGCTCTTCTTCTGTCTGCCCGTGGTCGTCTTCAACGAGCTCACCAAGAGAAGGTTGCTAGGGGACCTGTCCTGTCGGATCGTGCCCTACATGGAG gTGACCTCTCTGGGAGTAGCCACATTCAGCCTGTGTGCGTTGAGCATTGACCGGTTCCACGCAGTGACCAGCCCCCAGCCTCAGGCACCGCGGTTGGAGCCCTGCCAGTCCATCCTGGCCAAGCTGTCTGTGGTCTGGATCGGCTCCATGGTCCTGGCTGCTCCAGAGCTGCTGCTGTGGCAGCTCACCCAGGAGGTCTCCGTCCAGCCAGGGGGCTACGTGGTGGACCTGTGTGTCCGGCGGCcctccctgagcctgcctgagtCGGTCTACTCCCTGGTGCTGACCTACCACGAGGCCCGCATGTGGTGGTACTTCGGCTGCTACTTCTGCCTGCCGCTCCTCTTCACCCTCGCCTGCCAGCTGGTGACGAGACACGTTGTCGCTGAGGAGGCACGGACGAAACAGGTGAGCAGCACAGTAGTACGAGGAAAAAGAATAcgcccttcctcctcttcctctttgtcatcgtcctcctcctcttccaagAAGCAGCAGCTGAAGAGAGACCGTAGGTGTAGTTCTACAGTCGTGGCGATGGCCATCGTTTATGCCGTGTGTAACCTCCCCGAGAACGTCTGTAACATTGCCCTGGCCTACATCGCCAACCCCGTCTCCACAACGACTGAGGCCCTGCTGGCTCTGATTGGCCAGTTCCTGTTGTTTGTCCGTTGCTCGGCAACGCCGGtgttgttcctgtgtctgtgtcgtTCTCTGGGCCAAGCCTTCATGgactgttgctgttgttgctgtgaGGAATGTCTACCCAATGGagcctcttcatcatcatcatcctccacTACCACCACCGCAGTCTCCACCTACCCATCCTCTCTCTCAACCCCGTCATCACTCTCTCCATCCACCACCAAAGAGGAGAAGCTGCATATTGTGTCTGGAACCATACCAGCCATCTTCTATGACAAGGCCAAAGACAGCTCCTCTCTCATGGCCATCGGAACACCCTGCTGA